The Myxocyprinus asiaticus isolate MX2 ecotype Aquarium Trade chromosome 6, UBuf_Myxa_2, whole genome shotgun sequence region cattctcttgaataggctagagaattatgttggcatttgtggacttgcattaacatggtttaggtcctatttagcaaaccgctaccactttgtctatgtaaatgaggaattgtcaaaccaaacaaaagttaagtatggagtgccacagggatcagttttagggcctctgcttttctccatgtatatgcttcccctgggagatattatcaggaatcatggaataaatttccactgttatgccgacgatacccaactttatatttcttcaaaacctgatgaaatttcacaattctccaaattagcagtatatcaatgaaatcaaaatttggaTGGcctgaaatttccttctactcaattccaacaaaacagaggtactaattattggaccaaaaacctctaaaaagaAGCCACTAGAATATAacttgactctcaatggatgtagtTACATCATCTtaaacagcgaagaacttaggtgttatatttgatgccaatctatcctttgaaaaacaaattaccattgtttgtagaacagcattcttcacctaagaaatattgctaaattacgacacatgctccctgttgctgatgccgaaaaactaattcatgcgttcatgacctcaagactagattattgtaatgtattactgggaggatgtccagcaagatcaataaataaacttcaattggtttaaaatgcagcagccagagtgctgactagaaccaagaaatatgatcatatcagctccattttatcgtcgttacattggctacctgttaaatttcatattaattttaaaattctgttaactacgtacaaactttgaatggtctagttccACAGTACTTAattgaccttctaccacgctatattccataacgttcattacaatcgaaaaattctggcctgttaataggtcctagaatatcaaaatccacaaaaggaggtagatccttttcatatttggctcctaaacaatggaatagtctccctaacactgttcgggatgcagacacactcaccgagtttaagtctagactaaagactcatctatttatatCCACAAATGATGAGACAGGCAGAGGtcaaacacagtaaagcagtccagGCAATAATCCATAAACGGGTAACAGGCAAGAGTCAGGCAAGAGTCAGGCAAGAGTCAGGCAAGAGTCAGGCAGAAATGTAGACAACGCTCAATAGTGTTtgcagggcaaaacaagacttcgcactgagcATATGTTACCCAAGTGTTTATATAGTACCATGCTTAATGAGCTAACAAGAAGCAGGTGAGTGAACAGTCAATACTCGGGCAAAGGGGACCTCTGGTGGCACTCTAGGGAATCAGCTTGGCTGGCACAAAATTTATAACAAATATATTCTTTTTTGCAATATTCCTATGGTTGTAATGTTGCagaatataaaccatgattctgtttttctttcaaacAAATACAATTTCTAAGTATCAGCTTCTTTTGAGTACTGTAAATCCTTAAAGTAAAGCTGAGGTCTTGCTATATATCTTCAGTATACAAGTAGTACCACAACTAAAAATCTCTatacgggtcatttttgacccgaacatcacagttgtcattatttttaaacagaatagaatagaatagaatagaatagaatagaaacttTATTTATCCCTGTAGGGAAACTGGTTTTGCAGTATACCCTTTGGCAATTCACAATACACTCACACAGCCTAGACAAACAATGCAATTACACAGTTACATTTAAGACAAGTAGTAAATAGAATAAGTGGGGTTATACATATACAATAAGAAGGgttaaacatttaaattgctaCCACAGTGTGCAGCTGTTATATTGTGATTCAAAGCTAACATGGTTATGATGGTAAAAATTAGAGACTTACTGTTTAATAGTGAGATCCTCAAGAAGCTGCAACAGGAGTGTGAAGGAGAAGGAAAATTTTGAGTTGTTTGAAGGCTGTTTTGAGGATTCATTGACAAAGTAAGGGAATTTCTTACCCATGAATACAAACTGATTGCATTTCATGTTCTGTCCATTTCTCTATTATGTTCTAGTGTTCAGGATTTTCCTTGCAAATTCATTTAGTCTGTAATCGGGGTATTCTCTCTCATTTAGAAATAATAATTCTCACTgatcaaaacattttaattccCTCTGATCAAAAATATTTTCAGATATGCTCTGGATTTTCCTTTCATTTACAAGGAAATGAATGGGCATAAAAATGCTTTACTCATTAGACTGCAAAAtttaaaaatggcaacaacacATGTTCGTTGTTGTGATTCAAAGTTTTTATCAGAAAATAATACCAACTGATAGTAATTAAACTCCAAAACATCCTCTCTTAGTACAAACGATACAACAAAGTGTGATACTTGACTAAAAGTAGGTTATGAAACCTGAAAACACTTGTTTACGTGCTCAATAAGACTTCACATAACAAAGAATTTTGCCATGTTTATTTTCTTGTTAATCACATTTGAATGTCAGAttagataaaataaaatcacttccCTTTACAATGCTTTATTGTTTCTCCATAACAAGGATGTTATTTTGCAGTGGTCATTGTTTACAGTTGTGGTATCAGGAGCATATAAAACTCTTCTTCCTACCAACATACATCAATTGGACTGGCATTTTCTTGAAAGCAACACAACAATTGCTGTTTGATTTTGTGAAGGTATGTaccaaataataattacaattttacTGAAACTTTTTATCTTTTTCATCTGCAGTCTTCCAATTTATGTCCCTTAGTTttgccattgtaaaaaaaaaagtacttttttttttttactatgcttTTATGAAAGTAGCCTATATTTCTCTTTGGAAATTCATCAGTTCCACATTATATTAGTTGTctttactatgtacttaagcattgatacagtgtacttatgatgtatatatgtgttgttgcattgtacttacatttaaagtacctgcatttaattacatcctaaacctaaacctaatccaaCCCTTACCCTTACCATAAACCCTaatcctactcctaaacctacccacacctcaacctcagtagcagcaaatgtacattttgtgggaattttgcagaacaacatgtagttacaatataaatacaatgtactgtatgtattttaatgttagtacataatagttaaagacaccttatataaagtgtgaccaattcATCTTTCCTATTTGTCCTATTTTAGATGCATGGGCAGTTTGTTCTTGTTGTCCTGGTCTGTTGGATAAATCTTCATGTAGTGACAACATACCCCAATGGACAAGTGACGTCTGCATGTATGTCTATGACTCCCCAACATGGTGCTAATAACATCTCCAGGTTACAGGCTCCATATACTGTCAGCTCAAACGTGTCAACCTACACAAATGGCCAGAAGATTACAGGTTAGCAACAGCAAACAATGTACCGGATAAAACTAatatttatagttttataaagtatatttataataattgtaatcCTTGCAGTACTTAATAACTtgtatgaaattaaaatatacatGACCCAGAAAGTATTTGGATACACGAGCCTCACATACTGTATTCATTCcattttattaaatcacaaaCTGGATTATGGACATGTTCAACTAAAgattgacaaccagaaagtttccaaatatattaaaaaattaacagTATATTTAATTGTTTCTAAATTAATaactagcaaaaaataaataaatgtattaattaataataataataataatgttgtgaAATGCTTTGCTTGAAAACTTTATTTGTGCTAAAATAAATGACTCTTGGTTTGAAATGTATTATCTAATTTATCTTATTAAGTGTtgtttaaatgttcaaatactttgGGGCCACGGTATATTATGCTTTAATATTCTGAACTTTTCCAGCACCAAATATCTATATTCTTTATAGTCTCAATTGAACAAATTTATCCAATGCTCAATGTCAttaatgtttgatttttatttatttatttattgacagtGACACTTCAGGCAAACAGGACTGGATTCATGGGTTTTCTTCTTCAGGCCAGTTATGGGACAGGTCCAGTTGGTACTTTCACAGTCATGGGAAACAATACTCAATTACTGAACTGTGGAGGCATGGTAAGTTATTTATTAACGTTAAAGACATTTAGATAAGACATTTTGCCAAAGTTTCCTACAATAAAGTAATTAGACTTAGCCGaatgcatatttacatattgtaaCTACAGAACTGTACAAACTTATGTGACATGGCAATCTCCTGCAGGGTTCAGCTGTCAGTCATACTTCAAAGGATGCAAAGACAACTATTGTGGCTCAGTGGAAAGCTCCTGACAGCGGCAACAAAGATATTAATTTCAGGTATACTTATTCCACTTCTATCCTCATATATCCACTGCAactttttaaaatagttaaacTCCCCTTTGCTCATTTATCTCTTAATTAGCATGTTGAAAGATGCTTTAaacataattaaacaataaatagttTGTACTTTCTTTGTTAAAAGTTTTTTCTTCTGAGATTTGCAAATGTAAATGGCTTTTAATGGCTTTTGCAGGGCAACATTTGTACAGAATTTCTCTCTCTTCTGGGTTGGCGTTCAAAGTGAAACTGTAAGATTCATGGCTACTAATCCTCCAAACACCACAGCCAACTCTACCACTGAAAGTCCTAACTGTAGTCCATCAATATCTCTCGCAGTGTCTCTTCTTTTTCTGCCTCTGCTGGCAATTACTTAAGAACCTATAAAGAGAAAATGCTTAAAATCAATTAAATGTGCAATCACTCattttaaattaacttttaacttttagttgcatgttaaaatatgttttacgGCTGTCACTGTCATTTTCACTGTGCATAATGTGCTTATAGTGTTAGATTTAAGCTTATTTTTATCTGCTGTACTCTTGATGTGAAAATTTCATCAACAACCTAATGTGTTTTGGAAAACGGTAGCTGTTTTCTAGCTGGTCCAACCCGGTAGACCAAATTGGACAAGCAACAGCTATCAGCTGatgtaattttttcgatgttaaaatttCTTCTCATATCCCAGCCTAATGAGCAGAGTCAGCTCTAAGTAAGTTGATGTCACCTAAAAGTATACAACCAATGGAGGATGGGgtagttttctggaatctgtttgaaaacagtgattgttTTAGATAAAGTCCCACAATTCTGTTTGGTTATACTAGTGGCacagaattacacacttcagctttcaaGATTATTTTTGGAATGTAGTGGCAGGTCAAACATGTTAAAATTATGGAATTATTTCATGATAAAAGCATGAATAAGTATAGTGTTTATGTGTGAATATGAGAGTTTGTATGTTGTATTAAAAGATCGACACTATGCAACCCTAATGccaaaaacacttttatttcactattttatttatttctagacCAAAGTGGACACAAATACAATAAATTCAAACAAGACAtaacaaaaaaacagagcaaaCTTTGTACATATAAGGTTTGTAAGTGTGTATTCATTTATAGTTTCATGTGAGCAGAATCAAGGCTTTTACAGTACAGAGGAGCCTGCACAGTTGTTTAATCAGATGACtgcatgtttaaagggatagttcaccccaaaatgaaaattctctcataatttattcaccctcatgccatgccagatgtgtatgattttctttcttctgcacaacacaaagatttttagaagaatatttcagctctttaggtccatacaatgtaagtgaatggtgaccagacctttcaagctccaaaaattacataaaggcagcataaaagtaatccatacaactttatttgtttaatatatgtcttctgaagcaattaaATTACTCTGGgtttgaaacagatcaatattttttactttaaatctccactttcactttcagaatgtaaaagtgaaagtggagatttatagtaaaaaaggacttaaatattgatctgtttctcatccacacctatcatatcacttctgaagacatggatttaacctctggagtagtatggattaattttatgttgcctttatgtgatttttggagcttgaaaggtctggtcaccattcacttacattgtatggacctacagagctgagatattcttctaaaaatctttgtgttctgcagaagaaagaaaatcatatacatctgggatgccatgagggtgagtaaatgatgagagaattttcattttggggtgaactaaccccttAACTGATGGCTACTGTATGCAGACTCTATCACCAGAAGATCAAGGGCTCCTCTGTAGTCGAGTTACAGGAGCTGCCTTTAGCGGGTCCCTGCAGGAGGGAACCATGTTAGAGCCAATGGCCTTTTGTTATAGCACCTTTTTATATAAATTAGAGATTGACAGTGTAGGATTGA contains the following coding sequences:
- the si:ch73-14h1.2 gene encoding putative defense protein 3, translating into MHGQFVLVVLVCWINLHVVTTYPNGQVTSACMSMTPQHGANNISRLQAPYTVSSNVSTYTNGQKITVTLQANRTGFMGFLLQASYGTGPVGTFTVMGNNTQLLNCGGMGSAVSHTSKDAKTTIVAQWKAPDSGNKDINFRATFVQNFSLFWVGVQSETVRFMATNPPNTTANSTTESPNCSPSISLAVSLLFLPLLAIT